The stretch of DNA AAGGCTACGAGGTCCATGGTATTGTTCGTCGCTCTAGTTCCTTAAACACAGCTCGCATCGACGGCATCTATCAAGATCCGCACGTGCCGGAAGCGCGGTTGCGGCTCGTCTACGGAGATCTCAACGACGCCAGTTCGCTCAATCGGATTCTGCGCACGATTCAACCGGATGAAATTTACAATTTAGGGGCACAGAGTCACGTACGAGTCAGTTTCGACGTTCCGGAATATACCGCCGAGGTCACAGCGCTCGGAGCCGTTCGCCTCCTGGAAGCCATCAGAGAGTCCGGGATCAAACCCAAGTTTTATCAGGCTTCCTCCAGCGAAATGTTCGGCAAGGTGCAGGAGATTCCGCAACGGGAAAGCACCCCGTTTTACCCGCGCAGCCCGTACGGCGCCGCCAAGGTGTACGCCCACTGGATTACCGTCAATTACCGTGAAGCCTACGATCTGTTTGCTTGCAGCGGCATTCTGTTCAACCACGAATCCCCGCGACGCGGCGAGACGTTCGTGACCAGAAAAATCACGCGGGCTGCGGCTAGAATTAAATTGGGCGTACAGAAAGAGTTGTACCTCGGCAATCTCGACGCCAAGCGCGACTGGGGGTTCGCCGGTGACTACGTACAGGCCATGTGGATGATGCTGCAAGCCGACCAGCCGGATGACTATGTGATTGCAACGGGTGAGACGCATACGGTGAGAGAATTTCTCGACCGCGCGTTTGGCCACCTCGATATGGACTGGCAACAATACGTCAAAATCGACCCGCGCTACTACCGTCCCACGGAAGTCGATCTCTTGATCGGCGATGCCGCGAAGGCCAAGCGAGTATTAGGATGGGAACCGAAAGTGTCGTTTCAAGAGTTGGTGACCATGATGGTGGACGCGGATCTGCGAGCGGAGCGACAGACGCTGGAGGGAACGAAGGGAGTGCCGCGCTAGAGGCCGGATGGAGGGAGGGGAAAAACGCTTCGCACAGTCTGAACGATACATCTTCCCTTTCGAAAGACTTGAGGTGTGGCAAGAGTCCATCGAATTGGCGGATGTTGTACTGGGATTGCTGGAACGTATTCCTCCGAATAGGCACCTGAGGATCGTGTCTCAATTAAAGGGAGCTGTCACTTCAATTGCGCAAAACATTGCGGAAGGAAAAGGGCGGCAGCATAAGAAAGAATTTCTTCAGTATTTGAGTATTGCCCAAGGATCGCTCTATGAGACGGTCACGTTGACCGAAGTATTCCACAGAAACAAACTTTTTGACGAAATGGAATACGTGCAAATTCGTGGTAAGACGGAACAGATCGATCGAAAGCTCAATGGATTGATGAATTCGGTAAGGGGAAAGAAACGTGGAGAGAGGGTGTGAGATCTGGGAGGAAAGCAATGATCGCCAACTTCCGACGGTTCGACAGCTGCCCCCAGCCTCAGACCTCTAGCCTCAAACAATCATGACATCTTTTTTCTCAAACAAACGCGTCGTCGTAACCGGAGGCGCCGGATTCCTGGGCTCAGTGGTCGTCGCACAACTTCGGCAGCAGGGGTGCCGGGACATCTGGGTACCGAGAAGTCAGGATTACGATCTCGTCCAGATGGAAGCCGTGCAGCGACTCTACGACGATGCGGCACCCGACGTGGTGGTGCACTTGGCGGCACGGGTCGGAGGCATTGGTGCCAATCAAGCCAATGCGGGGCGCTTCTTCTACGACAACCTGATGATGGGCACGCAATTGATGGAAGTGGGACGGCAGCGAGGCCTGGAAAAGTTCGTCGCGCTTGCCACCATCTGTGCCTATCCCAAATATACTCCCGTCCCATTCCGCGAAGAAGATCTGTGGGCCGGATACCCGGAAGAGACCAATGCGCCCTATGGCCTGGCCAAGAAAATGATGCTAGTCCAGGCTCAAGCCTACCGGCAGCAATACGGGTTTAACGCCATCGTACTCTTTCCGGTGAACCTCTATGGTCCCGGCGACAACTTCGACATGCACACCTCGCATGTCATTCCGGCCCTCATCCGCAAGTGTGTCGAGGCGAAGGCACGAGGAACAGAGCAGGTGGTGTTGTGGGGCGACGGCTCGCCCTCGCGAGAGTTTCTCTATGTGGATGATGCGGCGCGTGCCATTCTGTTAGCGGCCGAGCATTACAATGGCGACGAGCCGGTGAACATCGGGACGGGCGAAGAAATCACGATTCAGAACTTGGCACATCTGATCGCCGACGAGGTAGGCTTCAAGGGCGAGCTTCTGTGGGACACCAGCAAACCCAATGGCCAACCGCGCCGATGTTTGGATACCAGGCAGGCGAAACAGTTGTTCGGGTTTGAGGCGGAGACGAGATTGCGCGAGGGAATACGGGGAACAGTTGCCTGGTTCCATACCAACCGAGAGTCATTTCGTGAGGTCACATTCTAGGGGAATTGACACTCGCCCGAGACGCTCCAGGAATCATGGATCAGGCAAGAAGGTTTGCCGCACTCAATGCCTCCTGCTGGCATGACCAGGGTGAATCCACAACGATAGTTTGAAGTATGAGGCGGTAGCAATGGCCTGGCAAGAATGCCAACCGTCGACCTAAAGCCGCGGCGCCGATCGTCAGTTGAGCGCTCCCAGGGTTTAACTATATCCAAATCATCTGCATGCGAAAGGCCGACGACTGCCTGGATGGCGTTCCACGCATATGTCCGTCGGCTGATTGCGGAACCCGAACTGGGGGGCCCAAGGCGGTGCTCTATGAAGCAACCCCTGATGTGGCGGTTTTCGAGCCATCAGAGTTCGCCCGGGTTTTACACGTGGTGGGAAGGCGATGGCCAGGAAAATTTATTTGGAAGCTGGACATACATACGTGGGTGGATGAGTCCTCCTTATGTGACGCTCATTACTGGACCGCTGCGGAAATGCCTCTGCTCAAAATGGCATGCTTGGTTAGCTCAATGACGTCGCAGCGGAGCCAGTGCTCGTCATCGGTGGGAAATCTCCCAAAGCTGACTGCCTACTCCGATGGATGTCCAGGGGCTCAGCGTCGGCGATGGCCATCTCGACTGGCATTGGGATGGTCACAAGATGACGGCGCTCATTCATGCTAGGAAACCCGTTAAGGTCAGGTTAGGGAGAGGATTTTCAATGAATGCCTCCCTCCAATTGGCCTATCACGAAGAATAACCGATCCAGACTTGGCGAGGGCAATGTGTCTCGGAAAGCAAAACCCGATTACAGCCGTGTGGCGATGTTGTGCAAGGGAGATGACGGGTATGGGGTGGCCTCCGTCATAAAGCTATATGCCTGTCATGCGCCGGATATTCATTTTGTGTGCATGGGACCAGGAGCCATGCTGGAATGGCTGCAACAAAACGGCAACCGAGTCCACTTGGTAGAGGGGTTGTCGAGTTTCACGGCCACCAGTTCAGCTCGCACGCTCATGCAATTGCCATCGGTCCTACTCAAGGCAAACCGGTCCGCGGAAGTTTTGGACAAGTTGTTTCAACAACTGGACATACGTGTTGTGCATGCCCATTGGCTTCCGCAACATATCATTGCAGGGCATATGCGGCGGAGAGGTTACGCCTCAGTCTGGCACATCCATGGGAACATGAACCACGCGCGCATGTTCGGCTTAGGCAGGAAACTCAACCACCTTCTGGCAAAATGGGGAGCGGCCCTTTTGATTCCGGTGAGTGACTTTATTGGAGCCAACTGGAAAGGCGCAGGTGTCCCCATACGCGTCATTCACAACGCAGCGCCCAAACTGTTCGAAGGTCCTAATGAACGAGGAGACGACAACTTTCGCTGTATCATCGCCGGGCGTCTGACGGAAGATAAAGGACACCACTTGGCGATTCAAGCCGTCTTGAATGCAAGAGCTGCGGGATACGACGTCAGCCTCGACGTGTTCGGAGGACCTCTCGATGGGAATCCGTATTATGACGACTTGAAACGTCTGGTGAGTCAAGCGAATGCGGCGGACTGCATTCGCTTCATGGGATTTTCTGATACTCTCAGGGAGCACCATCAATTGTATGATCTCGGTCTGCAATGTCGGATCAGCCCCGAACCCTGCAGCATGTGGGCCTGTGAAACGCTGCTGGATGGCCTCCCGCTAATCGCGGCCGATGCCGGCGGGACGGCAGAACTGATCGAGGATGAGGTCACCGGATTGCTTTTCAAGAGTGGTGACGTCAGCGACCTTACCTCCAAGCTGCTGACGTTAATTGGGAATCGCGCCCGCCTCCGTATGATGCGGCATGCGGCCTATGAACGCGGGCAACGACTATTCGGAATCGAACGGTTCATCTCGGAAACCTACGATGCCTACGCCGCATCGTTCTCCCCATCGAGCTAAGGAATTCATTACAGGATGGAAGCAGGCCGGACAGTAGAATGCAGTGCAGACCCCTACGGGCCATCGTCCGTAAATGCCGGGCAACGATCCACGACTGGCCTGAGGAGCACGGTCACGGCCGGGCTTTTATGGTCGATGTTCAGCATTGCAGTGGGCAAGGGCGCCAGTCTCATTGCGCAGCTCATACTCGGATGGCTTCTGTCCAAAGAAGATTTTGCGCTCTACGCCATCGCCATCTCCTGGTCGACCATTGTCATGGCTGTGAGAAATGGAGGCACGCAACGCCTGTTGATTCAGAAAGGCGCACAGTACTCAGAGCTGGCCGCGATATACCTGAAATTCGCCCTGCTGGTGAATATTGGCGGCTGCGCGATCCTTATCGCAGCCGCTCCCATCCTGTCTGACCTGTACAATAGTCAGGACCTGCGCATGATGTTGTGTGTTCTGGGGTTGTCGCTGCCCTTGAGTACGGCCGCGATGATCTTTCAGGCCAAGCTGTCGGCTGATCTGCAGTTCGCCAAGATTTCGCGCCTGATCATCCTGTCTTCCCTCACGCGTCATGCATCCATGGTCCTGTTTGCGTGGATGGGACTCGGACCACTGAGCTTCGTCTTACCGCTCTGCCTTGTGGCTATTGTGGAGACGATGCTGGGATGGTATTGGGCCAAGAGTTGGCCGCCGAACCGGGCCTTAACCTGGGCTTCCATCGGTGGGATTCTTCGGGATAGTCAATGGGTGATGCTTACGGCATTGGCGAGTGCTCTTACCATCAATGGAGATTACCTATCGATTAGCCTCCTGCAGAGCAAAGAGGTATTAGGCGTCTATTTCTTTGGCTTTCAACTGAGCCTCGCACTGGTGGCACTAGTGACAAGCAGCTTGGATGGCGTCATGCTGCCGATCTTTTCTGCATTGGGCAGTGAGATCGCACGTCAAACAGATTTATTTCTGAGAGGAACTCGTCTGCTTGCCATAGGGGCTACCTTTGCCTGTTTCGGTCTCGTGCTCGCGGCTCCGATAGCCATACACGGTCTATGGGCAGGCAAATGGGACGAGGCGATCCCGGTCGTCCAGCTCCTGTCACTGACGATGCCGGTGCGCCTGATGATTCCGCTGTGCCGGGCCATGCTGGAAGCCCGTGGGAAGTGGAAGCTCGTATCGGTGCTGTCTATCTGCGACGGCGTAGGGATCATTT from Nitrospira sp. encodes:
- a CDS encoding GDP-L-fucose synthase — protein: MTSFFSNKRVVVTGGAGFLGSVVVAQLRQQGCRDIWVPRSQDYDLVQMEAVQRLYDDAAPDVVVHLAARVGGIGANQANAGRFFYDNLMMGTQLMEVGRQRGLEKFVALATICAYPKYTPVPFREEDLWAGYPEETNAPYGLAKKMMLVQAQAYRQQYGFNAIVLFPVNLYGPGDNFDMHTSHVIPALIRKCVEAKARGTEQVVLWGDGSPSREFLYVDDAARAILLAAEHYNGDEPVNIGTGEEITIQNLAHLIADEVGFKGELLWDTSKPNGQPRRCLDTRQAKQLFGFEAETRLREGIRGTVAWFHTNRESFREVTF
- the gmd gene encoding GDP-mannose 4,6-dehydratase encodes the protein MKKALITGISGQDGSYLAEVLLAKGYEVHGIVRRSSSLNTARIDGIYQDPHVPEARLRLVYGDLNDASSLNRILRTIQPDEIYNLGAQSHVRVSFDVPEYTAEVTALGAVRLLEAIRESGIKPKFYQASSSEMFGKVQEIPQRESTPFYPRSPYGAAKVYAHWITVNYREAYDLFACSGILFNHESPRRGETFVTRKITRAAARIKLGVQKELYLGNLDAKRDWGFAGDYVQAMWMMLQADQPDDYVIATGETHTVREFLDRAFGHLDMDWQQYVKIDPRYYRPTEVDLLIGDAAKAKRVLGWEPKVSFQELVTMMVDADLRAERQTLEGTKGVPR
- a CDS encoding oligosaccharide flippase family protein; this encodes MEAGRTVECSADPYGPSSVNAGQRSTTGLRSTVTAGLLWSMFSIAVGKGASLIAQLILGWLLSKEDFALYAIAISWSTIVMAVRNGGTQRLLIQKGAQYSELAAIYLKFALLVNIGGCAILIAAAPILSDLYNSQDLRMMLCVLGLSLPLSTAAMIFQAKLSADLQFAKISRLIILSSLTRHASMVLFAWMGLGPLSFVLPLCLVAIVETMLGWYWAKSWPPNRALTWASIGGILRDSQWVMLTALASALTINGDYLSISLLQSKEVLGVYFFGFQLSLALVALVTSSLDGVMLPIFSALGSEIARQTDLFLRGTRLLAIGATFACFGLVLAAPIAIHGLWAGKWDEAIPVVQLLSLTMPVRLMIPLCRAMLEARGKWKLVSVLSICDGVGIICAGAIGAWTGGLIVITAVVSAYNLLSGLFYCSIVAKSLMTPLKPILIPLFSTLWIGIAAVTTGGWLLHWGKQNATEMWQEPIALTAYVGIYVVLAKIFMGNSFVEIKTLLLRATGARLI
- a CDS encoding four helix bundle protein, whose translation is MEGGEKRFAQSERYIFPFERLEVWQESIELADVVLGLLERIPPNRHLRIVSQLKGAVTSIAQNIAEGKGRQHKKEFLQYLSIAQGSLYETVTLTEVFHRNKLFDEMEYVQIRGKTEQIDRKLNGLMNSVRGKKRGERV
- a CDS encoding glycosyltransferase family 4 protein, whose product is MSRKAKPDYSRVAMLCKGDDGYGVASVIKLYACHAPDIHFVCMGPGAMLEWLQQNGNRVHLVEGLSSFTATSSARTLMQLPSVLLKANRSAEVLDKLFQQLDIRVVHAHWLPQHIIAGHMRRRGYASVWHIHGNMNHARMFGLGRKLNHLLAKWGAALLIPVSDFIGANWKGAGVPIRVIHNAAPKLFEGPNERGDDNFRCIIAGRLTEDKGHHLAIQAVLNARAAGYDVSLDVFGGPLDGNPYYDDLKRLVSQANAADCIRFMGFSDTLREHHQLYDLGLQCRISPEPCSMWACETLLDGLPLIAADAGGTAELIEDEVTGLLFKSGDVSDLTSKLLTLIGNRARLRMMRHAAYERGQRLFGIERFISETYDAYAASFSPSS